A stretch of Campylobacter gracilis DNA encodes these proteins:
- a CDS encoding SF0329 family protein has protein sequence MKRWSKLAKRLYELVDESIDFKLHCTVYRMQSRRGSTDLPRYFITLAGEIIFDYPKDFVQKSGGIKSLAQGALTKIYPYGNDISDIGELIREYIDTPKEELFAKHFDADEWGLANILKAADKRIGKRRLQILAKNKKNQAMQKVIAARLEALR, from the coding sequence ATGAAACGCTGGAGCAAGCTTGCAAAACGGCTTTACGAGCTCGTAGATGAAAGCATTGACTTTAAGCTCCACTGCACGGTTTATAGGATGCAAAGCAGGCGCGGCAGCACGGATTTGCCGCGATATTTTATCACGCTTGCTGGCGAGATTATTTTTGACTACCCGAAGGATTTCGTGCAAAAAAGCGGCGGCATAAAAAGCCTAGCGCAGGGCGCTCTAACGAAAATTTATCCGTATGGTAACGATATAAGCGACATCGGCGAGCTTATCCGCGAATATATCGATACGCCCAAAGAGGAGTTGTTTGCAAAGCACTTTGATGCCGATGAGTGGGGGCTTGCAAATATCCTAAAGGCCGCCGACAAACGCATCGGCAAAAGGAGGCTGCAAATTTTAGCCAAAAACAAGAAAAATCAAGCGATGCAAAAGGTAATAGCGGCTAGATTGGAGGCTTTGCGATAA
- a CDS encoding class I SAM-dependent methyltransferase — protein MILASNYDEIDFGALYKAQKAKSSFGKKLAEHWDKKAPSFNEGVMKSAYAREFIDKVDFSDASTLLDFACGAGALSIAAADKLERIYGFDFSPKMLEFAKKNAQTYGAKNIKFAQKAFEDDWSDVPACDIVFASRCLEVDDLKTALNKLLSKTKKALYITFKVGGSFVDGDILDAIGREVEQKPDFVYLLNILFQMGYLPSLSYIKAWCHGGAAKSAEEFVQKTRWMLGGELNEAEEARLAEYFNSGKYEPKRDFMHWAFVRVDKTDEL, from the coding sequence ATGATTTTAGCTTCAAACTACGATGAGATCGACTTTGGCGCGCTTTATAAGGCGCAAAAGGCAAAAAGCTCATTCGGCAAAAAACTGGCCGAGCATTGGGACAAAAAGGCGCCCAGCTTCAACGAGGGCGTGATGAAAAGCGCCTACGCGCGCGAGTTTATAGACAAGGTCGATTTTTCGGACGCTTCGACGCTGCTTGATTTTGCGTGCGGAGCGGGCGCGCTTAGCATCGCCGCAGCGGATAAGCTGGAGCGGATCTACGGCTTTGACTTTTCGCCTAAGATGCTCGAGTTTGCCAAGAAAAACGCTCAAACTTACGGCGCAAAAAATATAAAATTTGCACAAAAAGCCTTCGAAGACGACTGGTCGGACGTGCCCGCGTGCGATATCGTCTTTGCCTCGCGCTGCCTCGAGGTGGACGATCTAAAAACCGCGCTTAATAAGCTTCTTTCAAAGACCAAAAAGGCGCTTTACATCACGTTTAAGGTGGGTGGCAGCTTCGTGGACGGGGATATTTTAGACGCGATAGGGCGCGAAGTGGAGCAAAAGCCCGACTTCGTTTATCTTTTAAACATCCTGTTTCAAATGGGCTATCTGCCGAGTCTCAGCTATATCAAAGCCTGGTGTCACGGCGGTGCGGCGAAAAGCGCGGAGGAGTTTGTGCAAAAGACGCGCTGGATGCTAGGCGGTGAGCTAAACGAAGCGGAGGAGGCGAGACTGGCGGAGTATTTTAACAGCGGCAAATACGAGCCAAAGCGAGATTTTATGCACTGGGCGTTCGTGCGGGTGGATAAAACGGATGAGCTTTAG
- a CDS encoding cation:proton antiporter, translated as MELVIELFLAITALAIVLNIVFKIFEIPTIIGYIVAGVCFSQIYSLSSVENAHMSELAEFGIVFLMFTIGLEFSFHHLMSMKKDVFFNGMLQVLGTGIILALIIDQAFGGNIKTVMIIGLALALSSTAIVLKTLNETGEINQNYGRKVLGILLFQDLAVIPILLMIDIFGSTDNTPVNYLILKTAVSAAIVVVILFVLGKFAFNRFLYYVVRTNSKEIFIATILFTVVGASFLAHVFGFSYTLGAFIAGMLIAETEYKHEIEADLTPFRDILLGLFFITIGMQINFEVIVSHYGLILLAIIVIMALKTVVIYAILFLSTGKRIALKAALSLCQIGEFALAIFSLLMSRDMLSKENGQILITVVTATMILTPFILKNLNKIANRFESKVEKLEDEEHKTQIPPMKNHIIVAGYGRIGQEVVLRLKDQGLLYVVAESDLELVDLGKSRGENIYFVNIMQKTAIDELHARDASVIILTIANQQKLDIVAKMLNGSNLKANIIVMHTGADPQSELQSEYGENFIFVKKERVVANALLQEALKCKLTQ; from the coding sequence ATGGAGCTTGTTATAGAGCTATTTCTTGCGATCACCGCGCTTGCGATAGTACTAAATATCGTCTTTAAAATTTTTGAAATTCCCACTATCATCGGATATATCGTCGCGGGCGTGTGCTTTTCGCAGATATATAGCTTAAGCAGTGTCGAAAACGCCCATATGTCTGAGCTGGCAGAATTTGGCATCGTCTTTTTGATGTTTACCATCGGGCTTGAGTTTAGCTTCCATCACCTGATGAGTATGAAAAAGGACGTATTTTTTAACGGCATGCTCCAAGTGCTCGGCACCGGTATTATTCTAGCGCTCATCATCGATCAAGCTTTCGGCGGAAACATAAAAACCGTGATGATTATCGGGCTTGCGCTCGCGCTTAGCTCTACGGCGATCGTGCTAAAAACACTCAACGAAACAGGCGAAATCAACCAAAACTACGGGCGCAAGGTGCTTGGGATCCTGCTATTTCAAGACCTCGCCGTCATCCCTATTTTGCTGATGATAGACATATTCGGCTCGACTGACAATACCCCCGTGAACTATCTAATCTTAAAAACCGCCGTAAGCGCCGCCATAGTGGTAGTGATCCTTTTCGTGCTCGGTAAATTTGCTTTTAACCGCTTCCTCTACTACGTCGTAAGGACAAATTCTAAAGAAATTTTCATCGCGACCATCCTTTTTACCGTCGTGGGGGCTAGCTTTTTGGCGCATGTTTTTGGCTTTTCGTACACGCTGGGCGCATTCATCGCAGGCATGCTCATCGCAGAAACCGAGTATAAACATGAGATAGAGGCCGATCTGACGCCGTTTCGAGACATACTGCTGGGACTTTTTTTCATCACGATTGGCATGCAGATAAATTTTGAAGTCATCGTCTCGCACTATGGGCTAATCCTGCTCGCTATTATCGTTATAATGGCGCTTAAAACGGTTGTGATTTATGCGATCTTATTTCTCTCGACCGGCAAAAGGATAGCGCTAAAAGCGGCGCTGTCGCTATGCCAGATAGGTGAGTTTGCGCTTGCGATCTTTTCGCTGTTGATGAGCCGCGATATGCTAAGTAAGGAAAATGGGCAAATTTTAATTACAGTCGTAACAGCGACGATGATTTTAACGCCGTTTATTCTTAAAAATTTAAACAAAATCGCCAACCGTTTCGAGTCCAAGGTCGAAAAGCTCGAGGATGAGGAGCATAAAACTCAAATCCCGCCGATGAAAAATCACATCATTGTAGCAGGCTACGGCAGGATAGGGCAAGAAGTTGTGCTACGCCTTAAAGATCAGGGGCTGCTATACGTAGTCGCCGAGAGTGATTTAGAGCTTGTGGATCTGGGCAAATCGCGCGGAGAGAACATATACTTTGTAAATATAATGCAAAAAACCGCGATCGACGAGCTGCATGCGCGCGATGCGTCGGTCATCATCCTAACGATCGCAAATCAGCAAAAGCTCGACATCGTCGCTAAGATGCTAAACGGCTCTAATTTAAAAGCAAATATCATAGTGATGCATACGGGTGCCGATCCGCAAAGCGAGTTGCAGAGCGAATACGGCGAAAATTTTATCTTCGTAAAAAAGGAGAGAGTAGTAGCCAATGCACTTTTACAAGAGGCGCTGAAATGCAAGCTAACGCAGTAG
- a CDS encoding heat shock protein transcriptional repressor HspR produces MHDYDEPVYLISIVSKVLDIHPQTLRQYEREGLVSPGRTEGKMRLYSAHDMDRIRMILNLTKELGVNLAGVDVIFRLQERIAEYEREIEELRARILELGGETD; encoded by the coding sequence ATGCATGATTACGACGAACCAGTTTATCTCATATCGATAGTCTCGAAAGTCCTAGATATCCATCCGCAGACGCTGCGGCAATACGAGCGCGAAGGGCTCGTGAGTCCGGGGCGCACTGAGGGTAAGATGCGCCTGTACTCGGCGCATGATATGGACCGCATACGTATGATTTTAAACCTTACAAAGGAACTAGGCGTCAATCTTGCGGGCGTGGACGTGATCTTTCGCCTGCAAGAAAGGATCGCCGAGTATGAGCGCGAGATTGAGGAGCTGCGAGCTAGAATTTTAGAGCTTGGCGGAGAGACAGACTAG
- a CDS encoding DnaJ family protein: protein MASTSSLYETLGVDKSASAEEIKKAYRRLARKYHPDINKEPGAEDKFKEINAAYEILSDEKKRAQYDRHGDEMFGGQNFHDFAQGSANMGDLNDILNSIFGGSFGAKSAGSRGGFSFSSFGGGEGFSGFSGSSFGGGFGGAQSLDTHSSIEIPFETAIQGGEMSVRISGETVKFKVPAGINAGEKLRIRGKGQKSGAQSGDLILEIKIAPSAEYSREGDDLFKTIDVPLKTAMFGGKVEISTPSKSATIKIAKNTKNGQKYRLKGYGVQNRKSKILGDLYAVVNVVLPDVDSLDEDVKAALQKL from the coding sequence ATGGCAAGCACAAGCAGTTTATACGAAACCTTAGGCGTGGATAAATCAGCAAGCGCCGAGGAGATTAAAAAAGCTTACCGCAGGCTAGCTCGTAAGTATCACCCAGATATCAATAAAGAGCCCGGAGCTGAGGATAAATTTAAAGAGATCAACGCTGCGTATGAAATTTTAAGCGACGAGAAAAAGCGGGCGCAGTATGACCGCCACGGCGACGAGATGTTTGGCGGGCAGAATTTCCACGATTTCGCGCAGGGCTCGGCGAACATGGGCGATCTAAACGACATCCTAAACAGCATTTTCGGCGGCTCCTTCGGCGCAAAAAGCGCAGGCTCGCGCGGCGGATTTAGTTTCAGCTCTTTCGGCGGTGGCGAAGGTTTTAGTGGCTTTAGCGGCAGTAGTTTCGGCGGCGGCTTTGGCGGCGCGCAGAGTCTAGATACGCATAGCTCGATTGAAATTCCTTTTGAAACCGCGATACAAGGCGGCGAGATGAGCGTGCGCATAAGCGGCGAGACGGTTAAATTTAAAGTACCTGCGGGCATCAATGCGGGTGAGAAGCTGCGCATCAGGGGTAAAGGACAAAAATCAGGCGCTCAAAGCGGCGATCTAATTTTAGAGATAAAAATCGCGCCAAGCGCCGAGTACAGCCGCGAAGGCGACGATCTTTTCAAAACAATCGACGTTCCTTTGAAAACAGCGATGTTTGGCGGAAAGGTAGAAATTTCGACGCCGAGCAAAAGCGCAACGATAAAGATTGCAAAGAATACCAAAAACGGGCAGAAATACCGCCTAAAAGGCTACGGCGTGCAAAATCGCAAGAGTAAAATTTTAGGCGATCTATACGCGGTGGTAAATGTCGTTTTGCCCGACGTCGATTCGCTGGATGAGGACGTCAAAGCCGCGCTGCAAAAGCTATAA
- a CDS encoding Do family serine endopeptidase: MKKSIIISIALAGTLFGASIDIKEAPSNYERVNPGFNQDVVLSYHSSLADVKKSVVNIATKTKIKAGNSPMSQMFDDPFFKQFFDFDIPQQQEREGSSLGSGVIISEDGYIVTNNHVIENADEIVVTLLEGDKEYKAKVIGTDPKTDLAIIKIDEKNLSAVKFADSSKAMEGDIVFAIGNPFGVGGTITQGIISALNKNNIGLNQYENFIQTDASINPGNSGGALVDSRGALLGINSAILSRGGGNNGVGFAIPSNMVKEIAEKLITNGKIERGFIGVTISDMSKDQKELYESKEGALISSVEKDMPADKAGIKRGDLITKINGKSIKNANELKNLIGSMAPGSSVDVEFERDGKSKSTTIKLDAMKSDSTTLGSAGENSKSAIEGLKLRTLNDSLRRKYNLDDDVSGALVLSVKDGSKADDYGFEVGDVIIQVGQNDVKSSDDFDRYIKDYKGKKTLVWVIRRGIPQGLVIR; this comes from the coding sequence ATGAAAAAATCGATCATCATATCGATAGCTTTAGCAGGTACGCTTTTTGGCGCCAGTATCGACATTAAAGAAGCTCCAAGCAATTATGAGCGCGTAAATCCGGGCTTTAATCAAGATGTCGTGCTTTCGTATCACAGCTCGCTTGCGGACGTAAAAAAATCCGTCGTCAATATCGCAACTAAAACCAAGATCAAAGCAGGTAATAGTCCGATGTCGCAGATGTTTGACGATCCGTTTTTTAAGCAATTTTTCGACTTTGACATTCCGCAACAGCAGGAGCGCGAAGGAAGCTCGCTAGGCTCTGGTGTCATCATCTCCGAAGACGGCTATATCGTAACTAATAATCACGTGATAGAAAATGCCGACGAGATCGTAGTTACGCTATTAGAAGGCGATAAGGAATATAAAGCCAAGGTAATCGGCACCGACCCTAAAACCGACCTTGCAATCATCAAAATCGACGAAAAAAATCTCTCTGCGGTTAAATTTGCCGACTCGTCCAAGGCTATGGAGGGCGACATTGTATTTGCTATCGGAAATCCTTTCGGTGTGGGCGGCACCATCACTCAAGGCATCATCTCGGCGCTAAATAAAAACAATATCGGACTAAATCAATATGAAAATTTCATCCAAACCGACGCTTCGATCAACCCGGGCAACTCAGGCGGCGCGCTAGTGGATAGTCGCGGCGCGCTTTTGGGGATAAATTCCGCTATTTTAAGTCGCGGCGGCGGAAATAACGGCGTAGGCTTCGCAATCCCTTCAAATATGGTAAAAGAGATTGCTGAAAAGCTCATCACAAACGGCAAGATCGAGCGTGGCTTTATAGGCGTCACGATCTCGGATATGTCTAAAGACCAAAAAGAGCTCTATGAAAGCAAAGAGGGCGCGCTAATCTCAAGCGTAGAAAAGGATATGCCAGCCGATAAAGCAGGTATCAAGCGCGGCGATTTGATTACCAAAATAAACGGCAAATCTATCAAAAATGCCAACGAATTAAAGAATTTAATCGGCTCAATGGCTCCGGGAAGCTCAGTGGATGTAGAATTTGAGCGCGACGGCAAAAGCAAGAGCACGACTATCAAGCTAGACGCGATGAAATCCGACTCCACCACCTTAGGCTCAGCCGGCGAAAACTCGAAAAGCGCTATAGAGGGGCTAAAGCTAAGGACGTTAAATGACAGCTTGCGCCGCAAATATAACCTCGACGACGATGTCTCGGGCGCCCTCGTCTTAAGTGTCAAAGATGGCTCAAAAGCCGATGATTACGGCTTTGAGGTAGGCGACGTGATCATCCAAGTCGGTCAAAACGATGTCAAAAGCTCAGACGACTTCGATCGGTATATCAAAGATTACAAGGGCAAAAAGACCCTAGTCTGGGTTATCAGACGCGGAATTCCGCAAGGTCTTGTAATCCGCTAA
- a CDS encoding autotransporter outer membrane beta-barrel domain-containing protein: MKDIKIPIISGLSIAATLALMPMQALADNAKATVTGGGSDGVLHTPGGGYYSGGYEGAGNGGGSKNHIVTITGSASGTDMSGYSIYGGGMGHPSITPTTSADRNQITVQNRATVTTVIGGEGKGATGNTVNIINATVNRVVLGGNGTWAGKPGYSGNAVGNTVNIEGNSHIIGDNNTVGSFEAIVSGGRARYGRSAENNTVNIKGAAQIDKYRIEGATIHQGGSAKGNGVNITGAIVLSNGQEIDGAVSVSPNFASTLEKNYVVINSAGAKLQNITGANATREGITTGSNATASKNYVKLQNGEVRSTTGSYMAAVSNDNYSEISGGKVIGDVHGGFGGGSGTNHVATSTNDYVKISGGEIGGSAYGFRNVNGEIKSSYVEMSGGKVAQDAIGGNSLNGKISNTKVILNGGEVGRDVIGGNSVKGDVTGARVDIKSGVTVGHDIIGGRSEEGKVEGSWVVADLTNKTVNQVIGGTNKILHRQRNGKQ, from the coding sequence ATGAAAGATATTAAGATACCGATTATCTCAGGTCTGAGTATCGCTGCTACGCTAGCACTGATGCCGATGCAAGCTTTAGCCGACAATGCAAAAGCGACGGTAACCGGCGGCGGTAGCGATGGTGTTTTGCATACTCCAGGCGGCGGGTATTACTCGGGTGGTTATGAAGGTGCCGGTAACGGAGGCGGCTCCAAAAATCATATAGTAACTATCACCGGAAGTGCTTCAGGCACTGATATGTCGGGGTACAGTATATACGGTGGCGGTATGGGTCATCCTAGCATTACACCTACGACATCGGCCGATAGAAATCAGATCACCGTTCAAAACCGCGCTACCGTTACCACCGTAATAGGCGGTGAAGGCAAAGGCGCAACAGGCAATACCGTAAACATAATAAATGCAACCGTTAATAGAGTCGTTCTCGGCGGCAACGGCACTTGGGCTGGAAAGCCAGGATATTCGGGAAACGCCGTCGGCAACACCGTAAATATCGAAGGCAATAGCCATATAATCGGCGATAATAACACCGTTGGGAGCTTCGAAGCTATAGTATCGGGAGGTCGTGCTAGATATGGTCGCTCCGCAGAAAATAATACGGTAAATATTAAAGGTGCAGCGCAAATAGATAAATACAGGATAGAGGGCGCTACCATACACCAAGGCGGCTCCGCGAAAGGCAATGGCGTAAATATTACGGGCGCTATCGTCTTAAGCAACGGTCAAGAAATAGACGGCGCGGTATCGGTATCTCCAAATTTCGCTAGTACATTAGAGAAAAACTATGTCGTCATAAACAGCGCCGGTGCTAAGCTTCAAAATATAACAGGCGCCAATGCTACTAGAGAGGGTATTACCACCGGAAGCAACGCTACGGCTAGCAAAAACTACGTAAAGCTACAAAACGGAGAGGTTCGATCTACTACGGGCTCATATATGGCAGCCGTTTCTAACGACAATTACTCTGAAATCAGCGGCGGAAAGGTTATAGGTGACGTTCACGGAGGCTTCGGCGGAGGTTCTGGTACCAATCACGTCGCTACTAGCACGAATGATTACGTCAAAATAAGCGGCGGCGAGATAGGCGGTAGCGCTTACGGCTTCCGCAACGTAAATGGAGAGATAAAAAGTAGCTACGTTGAAATGAGCGGAGGCAAAGTAGCACAAGATGCTATAGGCGGAAACAGCCTGAACGGCAAAATTTCAAATACCAAAGTAATTCTAAACGGCGGTGAAGTAGGTCGCGACGTCATCGGCGGAAATAGCGTTAAGGGCGACGTTACGGGCGCTAGAGTAGATATAAAAAGTGGCGTCACGGTAGGTCACGATATCATCGGCGGTAGAAGTGAAGAAGGCAAGGTCGAAGGTAGTTGGGTAGTAGCGGATTTAACAAATAAGACCGTTAATCAAGTAATCGGCGGAACCAATAAAATTCTTCATCGGCAGCGGAACGGCAAACAATAA